The window TAATAACTACCTGAAAAACAGTGAATAATCAAACTATATATTTGTTTAGATTCTAGTGATATACTTGAAAAGGTTCGTTAGGGCTATTTGAGAGCAATTGTTTTTTTTAATAGTCCGAAACTGGATATTACTGTAATGTATTGGATGAATTGAAAAAGTAGAGAAATCAAATTAGTATTAAAGAAACATTAAATATTGTGAAATTTTAGGCAGACTACATATCTTGAAGCATCAATTTATTTTTAGGTAATAATTAATGGTGCCCCTAAGCGAGTAGAAATAGTCACTGTTAAAAGCAAATAGACTTATACAATTACACAATATAAATTTCTATAAGAAGAAATATATTTTACTAAAATAAGTTTAGTGTTTAATTAACTACAATCCATAAACAATGAAATCACAAAGTAAAAAAGTTAACATTTTTATTTGCTTTTTATCACTCCTGGTTTTTTATGCGGCCACTTTAAGTGCTCAGGAAGAACCCAGTGGAATTTATTTGACCTGGGAAAAAGATCCCACCAGTACAATGACAATTGATTGGCATCTAAAAACCAATGCTACGCAAACTTTATTTTATCGCAAAAAGGGAGATGAAAATTGGATGAAGAAAACCGGAAATGTATCTGATTTCCCATTTTCTGATCGTAAGATCCATCGGGTTTTTCTTTCAGGTCTGTCGGCAGACCAAGCGTATGAGGTTAAGTTTGGCGCTTACGAAAGAGTTTATTACTTTAAAACCATGCCCAAGGATATTTCCAGAAACCCGATCAAGTTTGCAATAGGGGGAGATACCATGCATGACCAAAAGGTAATGGAAAAAACCAATCTTCAAGTTTTACCATACAATCCTGATTTTATAATAATAGGTGGTGATCTGGCATATGCCAATGGTGATGGGAAAAATGTAAAAAGGTGGTATGCTTGGTTTGAAGCAGTGAAAAACACATTGATACATGAAGATGGACGTATGATACCCATCATGCTCGGGATAGGTAACCATGAAGTTAAAAGTGGTTTTGATGCAGAGTCTATCCCTGAGCATTTGAAGGAAGAAAAGAGAAAAGAAAGCGCACCATTTTATTATAATCTTTTTGCTTTTCCGGGGCAACCGGGTTATGGGGTGCTTGAATTTGGTAAATACCTTAGTTTTCTCTTTCTTGATTCAGACCATACGAATGCCATTGATGGTCCACAAAAAGATTGGCTTGCCCGAGAATTGGCCCTTCAGAAAGAAAAAAACACCACCCACGTAATGGCCATTTATCATGTTCCGGCTTACCCTTCTGCCAGATCTTTTACAGGGAGAACCCAGTCGATGATTCGAAAACATTGGGTGCCTTTATTTGAAAAGTCCACTATGAACTTGGCGTTTGAGAATCACGACCATGCCTATAAACGAACCTACCCAATAAAAAACAATAATGTGGATGAGGACGGAATCGTCTATATAGGGGATGGGTCCTGGGGAACCAGACCGCGTACTGTTCATGATGCAGCAAGTACTTGGTATTTAGAAACTTCCCAGTCCGTGAGGGCATTTACCCTTGTAACCCTTCAGGGCAAAAGCTTTAACATAATTACAGTAGATGAGGATGGAAACATCATCGACAGTTATCCAAATAATCCATTGATAAAACCATGAAAAATTACCGAGAATTACTAAGCTATTCTTTTTTATTATCGCTATTGATAATCACTGCGGCTTGCAGTGGAGAAAATAAAACCGAAGCGGTTGAAGAAAAGGACGAAGCAGTTGTCCAAGAGGCAAAGCTTACTACAGAGGAATATGAGCATATTTTTGGTGAGGATAGACCCTTTGCCCAGTGTCATGCTTCTACCATTACCGGTCTAGGTGATGGGAATTATTTGGCTGCATGGTTTGCAGGCTCTCATGAAAAACACAATGATGTAGGGATTTGGGTCTCTAAAGGAAAAGCCGGTGATTGGAGCGAGCCTGAATTACTGGTAAAAGTAAGAAATGAACCACACTGGAATCCAGTATTGTTCAATGCACCTGATGGTAAGGTTTATTTGTATTTTAAAGTTGGAAAGGAAATAGACTATTGGGAAACTTGGGTTCAATACACTGAAGATGGAGGAGAGACTTGGTCTGAAGCAAGGGAATTGGTTCCGGGAGATAAAGGAGGCCGAGGTCCTGTGAGAAACCATATGCTGGTTTTATCAGACGGTACTTGGTTGGCTCCTGCCTCAGATGAGAAAAACAAAGTATGGACAGTATTTGTTGACAGGTCTGAAGATGGTGGGAAAACGTGGACGGCTACAGAAAAGCTTGATATGGACCGCTCAGTAATTACGGGAGAAGGAGTGATTCAACCTGCATTATGGGAGTCAAAACCCGGTCATGTGCACATGCTGATGCGTAGCAGTTCCGGAAATATCTGTAGGTCAGACTCTGAGGATTATGGAAAAACTTGGTCTAAGGTTACAGAAATTGAATTGCCCAATAACAACAGCGGGATAGACGTTGCTCATATAGAAGGGGAGAAAATTGCTTTGATCTATAACCCTGTTGCTGAAAATTGGGGTGATAGGTTCCCAATCTCTATTGCTGTTTCTGAAGACAATGGTAAAACCTGGCCTTTGAAATTTGAGATAGAAAAGGGAGAGGGTGATGATGAGCTTTCTTATCCTGCCATGTTTTATGAAGATGGTCACTTGGTTGCCTGTTATACTTGGAACCGAGAAACGGTTGCTTTTTGGAAAGGTAAACTGGAAGGGATTTAAATTTTAGTATTACATGCGAATTTTATTTAGTAGCTTACTCTTACTATTGCTGTATAGCCAAGCAGTTTTAAGCCAACAAGAAATGACTTACGCTGAAAAATTGGGTTTTCCTAAAGGGAAGAAAGTAGTTATCTTTCATGTAGATGACGCGGGAATGTCCTTTGAATCAAATGAAGGGGCAAGAAAATCCATACATGAGGGCGTAGCTACTTCTTGTAGTATCATGATGCCTTGCCCTTGGGCTGCTAGTTTTGTAAAAGATGCGAAGATAGACGCAATGGATGCAGGGCTTCATTTAACACTTACCTCTGAGTGGAAACATTACCGATGGCCTCCGCTAGCAGGTAAGGCGGCTGTACCTGGTTTGGTAGATGAAGAAGGGGCAATGTGGTCTTCTGTAGCCGAAGTGGTAGCGAATGCCAGCCCTGATGAGGTAGAAATAGAAATCCGTGCCCAAATCGATCGGGCATTAACTCTAGGATTGAAACCAACCCATATGGATAGTCATATGGGAACCCTATTTTATCACCCTCCCTTTCTTGAACGGTACATAAAAGTGGGGATAGAATATGGTATTCCGGTTATGTTTCCTGGTGGGAACAATAAGCTGCTTGGGATTTCTATGAACAGCAACTTGATCAAACAACTCAAAAGACAAGGGAAATACAAAGAAGGCATGAAATTGCCCAATAATCCTATTATGGAAAGAACTCCCTTGGTAGCCAGACAATTGTGGGAGGCAGGCTTGCCGGTTTTGGATGACCTACATACCACAAGTGGAAACTGGTCACCAGAATATGAAGTAAGTGATAAGGAGTTAGGGGCATATAAGGTGGAGAAATGTAAAGAATTGCTCAAACTTATGGAGCCCGGTTTGGCCATGGTGATTGTTCACAGTAACGGAGATAGAAATACATTTGACAGGATTAGCGGCTCAGGTAAATCCAGGTATGCAGACATGCTGGCCATGACCTCACCGGAACTAAGAAAATTCATTGAAGATGAAGGGATTATTTTAACTACCTGGGCTGAAGTAATGGATAGAAGAAAAAAAGTGAAATGAATAAAATAGTTTTTTTAGGCCTTTATTTACTTAGTGTTTCTGCTTTTGGACAGTACATTCCTAAAGAGAAAGTGCTGGTTAGTGAAAGCTTGATTTTCCCTCTTCAGCAAAACCATGTGCATGGGAGCAGTATTGTTTCCTTACCCAATGGTGATTTACTCACAGCCTGGTTTGAAGGATCGGGAGAGCGAAAAGCAGATGATGTACGCATTATGGGAGCCAGGCTCAGGAAAAAAGACCGCCAGTGGGGAGAACCTTTTCTAATGGCAGATACCCCCAATATTCCTGATTGTAATCCAGTGCTATTTCTAAACCAAGAAGGTAAGTTGTTTTTGGTTTGGATAGCCGTTCAGGCCAATCGGTGGGAGCAGTCTATTTTGCGTTTTAGAACAAGTACAAGTTATGAAAATGCGGGTGCTCCAATCTGGAGTTGGCAGGATAATATTCTACTCAAACCGGGTGAAGAATTCCATCAGGAAGTTGCCAAACGTTTTGAACAATTGCCTGAAAATAATTCAGGTTGGTCTGAATATGCTCCCCAATATGATCAAATGATAATTGAGGCCAGCAAAGACAGTA of the Cyclobacterium marinum DSM 745 genome contains:
- a CDS encoding fibronectin type III domain-containing protein, translated to MKSQSKKVNIFICFLSLLVFYAATLSAQEEPSGIYLTWEKDPTSTMTIDWHLKTNATQTLFYRKKGDENWMKKTGNVSDFPFSDRKIHRVFLSGLSADQAYEVKFGAYERVYYFKTMPKDISRNPIKFAIGGDTMHDQKVMEKTNLQVLPYNPDFIIIGGDLAYANGDGKNVKRWYAWFEAVKNTLIHEDGRMIPIMLGIGNHEVKSGFDAESIPEHLKEEKRKESAPFYYNLFAFPGQPGYGVLEFGKYLSFLFLDSDHTNAIDGPQKDWLARELALQKEKNTTHVMAIYHVPAYPSARSFTGRTQSMIRKHWVPLFEKSTMNLAFENHDHAYKRTYPIKNNNVDEDGIVYIGDGSWGTRPRTVHDAASTWYLETSQSVRAFTLVTLQGKSFNIITVDEDGNIIDSYPNNPLIKP
- a CDS encoding sialidase family protein; this encodes MKNYRELLSYSFLLSLLIITAACSGENKTEAVEEKDEAVVQEAKLTTEEYEHIFGEDRPFAQCHASTITGLGDGNYLAAWFAGSHEKHNDVGIWVSKGKAGDWSEPELLVKVRNEPHWNPVLFNAPDGKVYLYFKVGKEIDYWETWVQYTEDGGETWSEARELVPGDKGGRGPVRNHMLVLSDGTWLAPASDEKNKVWTVFVDRSEDGGKTWTATEKLDMDRSVITGEGVIQPALWESKPGHVHMLMRSSSGNICRSDSEDYGKTWSKVTEIELPNNNSGIDVAHIEGEKIALIYNPVAENWGDRFPISIAVSEDNGKTWPLKFEIEKGEGDDELSYPAMFYEDGHLVACYTWNRETVAFWKGKLEGI
- a CDS encoding polysaccharide deacetylase family protein gives rise to the protein MRILFSSLLLLLLYSQAVLSQQEMTYAEKLGFPKGKKVVIFHVDDAGMSFESNEGARKSIHEGVATSCSIMMPCPWAASFVKDAKIDAMDAGLHLTLTSEWKHYRWPPLAGKAAVPGLVDEEGAMWSSVAEVVANASPDEVEIEIRAQIDRALTLGLKPTHMDSHMGTLFYHPPFLERYIKVGIEYGIPVMFPGGNNKLLGISMNSNLIKQLKRQGKYKEGMKLPNNPIMERTPLVARQLWEAGLPVLDDLHTTSGNWSPEYEVSDKELGAYKVEKCKELLKLMEPGLAMVIVHSNGDRNTFDRISGSGKSRYADMLAMTSPELRKFIEDEGIILTTWAEVMDRRKKVK